A stretch of the Bordetella genomosp. 8 genome encodes the following:
- a CDS encoding pyrroline-5-carboxylate reductase yields MLERIGFIGTGSITEAVIQGLAASPARPAQVVVSPRNAETAARLAARYSFVRVAADNQEVLDACDVVCLAVRPQIALDVLAGLRFARRHHVLSFIATFRMDRLATLLPGVARITRLAPLPMVARGLGTTIIHPADPLAARLFDQVGLGLEVADEAAFDVLFAATALMGSFFTMLHTQDEWLQAQGVEAATTRAYLASFYSGLSAVARDTDTPFAELAKEFSTRGGLNEQVIQDLAAQGAFDAVGPALDRILQRIRKA; encoded by the coding sequence ATGCTTGAACGAATCGGCTTCATCGGCACCGGCAGCATCACCGAGGCGGTGATACAGGGGCTCGCGGCTTCCCCCGCCAGGCCAGCCCAGGTCGTGGTGTCGCCGCGCAATGCCGAGACGGCAGCGCGGCTGGCCGCGCGCTACTCCTTTGTGCGCGTGGCGGCCGACAACCAGGAAGTGCTGGATGCCTGCGATGTCGTCTGCCTGGCCGTGCGTCCGCAGATCGCGCTGGACGTGCTGGCCGGCCTGCGTTTCGCGCGGCGCCACCATGTACTGAGCTTCATCGCGACGTTCAGGATGGACCGGCTCGCGACGCTGCTGCCGGGCGTGGCCCGTATCACCCGCCTGGCGCCGCTGCCCATGGTGGCGCGCGGCCTGGGGACGACCATCATCCATCCGGCGGACCCGCTGGCCGCGCGCCTGTTCGACCAGGTGGGCCTGGGCCTGGAAGTCGCGGATGAAGCCGCATTCGACGTGCTGTTTGCCGCGACGGCGCTCATGGGAAGCTTCTTCACCATGTTGCACACCCAGGACGAGTGGCTGCAGGCCCAAGGCGTCGAAGCCGCCACCACCCGCGCCTACCTGGCATCGTTCTATTCCGGCTTGAGCGCCGTCGCCCGGGACACCGATACGCCGTTCGCGGAGCTGGCCAAGGAGTTTTCCACACGGGGCGGACTGAACGAACAGGTGATCCAGGACCTGGCCGCGCAGGGCGCCTTCGACGCGGTCGGGCCGGCGCTCGACCGCATATTGCAGCGGATACGCAAGGCTTGA
- a CDS encoding LysR family transcriptional regulator, which translates to MQLFARSVQLGSFSAAARQAGIAPASVFRAVNALEDSIGAKLLNRTSRRLSLTEAGALYYERLQSILSAMDDLKADIGQLQATPKGTLRVLSRVAFGNKHLAPVLPEFLLRHGSLRVELILSDHPTDLVAEKIDVAILWGDVTSPSLVRRKLVSSPRTVCASPRYLDKYGRPQRPADVAAHNCLTFRSDVPRPAWRFIKDGELTEIAVSGSLRSDGSEVLREGALRHLGIVLLPTWMVGPDLAAGRLVPLLADYQASAFGFDDDVCIVTHKARHRSLKVQLFIEFCLQHFRARTNWASLTND; encoded by the coding sequence ATGCAGCTATTCGCCCGTTCGGTCCAACTGGGCAGCTTCTCGGCCGCGGCCCGCCAGGCGGGTATCGCACCGGCCAGCGTTTTCCGCGCGGTGAATGCACTGGAAGATTCGATCGGCGCCAAGCTGCTGAACCGCACCAGCCGGCGGCTGTCGCTGACGGAGGCGGGCGCGCTCTACTACGAGCGGCTGCAATCCATCCTGAGCGCGATGGACGATCTGAAGGCCGACATCGGGCAATTGCAGGCGACGCCGAAAGGCACGCTACGCGTCCTGTCGCGCGTCGCCTTCGGCAACAAGCACCTCGCACCCGTCCTGCCCGAGTTCCTGCTCAGGCACGGCAGCTTGCGCGTGGAGCTGATACTCTCCGACCACCCCACCGATCTCGTCGCGGAGAAAATCGACGTCGCGATCCTTTGGGGCGACGTCACCAGCCCTTCCCTGGTCAGGCGCAAGCTGGTGTCCAGCCCGCGCACGGTCTGCGCCAGCCCACGCTACCTGGACAAATATGGCCGTCCGCAACGCCCCGCGGACGTAGCCGCACACAACTGCCTGACCTTCCGCTCGGACGTTCCGCGTCCGGCGTGGCGCTTCATCAAGGACGGGGAATTGACCGAAATAGCGGTGTCGGGAAGCCTGCGCTCCGACGGCAGCGAAGTGCTGCGGGAAGGCGCATTGAGGCACCTGGGCATCGTCCTGCTGCCGACATGGATGGTCGGCCCGGACCTGGCTGCGGGGCGCCTGGTACCGCTGCTCGCGGACTACCAGGCCAGCGCCTTCGGCTTCGATGACGATGTGTGCATCGTGACGCACAAGGCTCGCCATCGTTCCCTGAAGGTGCAGCTCTTCATCGAGTTCTGCCTGCAGCATTTTCGAGCGCGCACCAACTGGGCATCGTTGACGAACGATTGA
- a CDS encoding LysR substrate-binding domain-containing protein: protein MDLRQLRYYIQIVELGSISSAAQALHVAQPSLSQHVANLENELGTALFLRRHNGVQATEAGEVLYRHAKTVLRQVDETRAAVKAQRDTPAGQVTVGLPTSTSRVLAIPLMRAVAMRYPGVRLKLVERSTAELAEAVAAQKADLGICVEVRPHAGMHITHVLDEEIMLVARSDHPGRGPISMEELVELPLVLPGFPNSVRVLYEQALARGGLPLRLVAETASTSISLAAVAAGIGYALQPWSATRGWGTDEANDFVLRSLAPTPLFRRMSLCMSHSASMSRTCQIVGQTLLALMSELISTGAWQGVRPVVTAPAKGVAVGENK from the coding sequence ATGGACCTACGCCAACTGCGTTATTACATCCAGATCGTGGAGCTCGGCAGTATTTCGTCGGCAGCCCAGGCGCTGCACGTCGCGCAGCCATCCTTGAGCCAACACGTCGCCAACCTGGAGAACGAACTGGGAACGGCGCTGTTCCTGCGCCGGCATAACGGCGTACAGGCGACGGAGGCGGGCGAGGTGCTGTATCGGCACGCCAAGACGGTGCTGCGGCAAGTGGATGAAACGCGCGCCGCCGTGAAGGCGCAACGCGATACGCCCGCCGGCCAGGTGACGGTAGGCTTGCCCACCAGCACATCGCGCGTGCTTGCCATCCCGCTGATGCGGGCGGTCGCCATGCGCTATCCCGGCGTGCGCCTTAAGCTGGTCGAGCGATCCACCGCGGAACTGGCGGAAGCGGTCGCCGCGCAGAAGGCCGACCTGGGCATCTGCGTGGAGGTCCGCCCGCATGCCGGCATGCACATCACGCACGTGCTGGACGAGGAAATCATGCTGGTGGCCAGATCGGATCATCCTGGCCGCGGACCTATATCCATGGAGGAGCTGGTCGAGCTGCCCCTGGTGCTGCCCGGCTTTCCCAACTCGGTCCGGGTGCTGTACGAACAGGCGCTGGCGCGCGGCGGATTGCCCTTGCGCCTGGTCGCGGAAACGGCGTCGACCAGCATTTCGCTGGCGGCGGTGGCCGCCGGCATCGGCTATGCGCTGCAGCCCTGGTCGGCCACCCGGGGTTGGGGTACCGACGAAGCGAACGACTTCGTGCTGAGATCGCTCGCGCCCACGCCGCTGTTCAGGCGCATGTCACTGTGCATGTCACATAGTGCGTCCATGAGCCGCACCTGCCAGATCGTCGGGCAGACTCTGTTGGCGCTCATGTCCGAGCTGATCAGCACCGGTGCTTGGCAGGGGGTCAGGCCGGTAGTGACGGCGCCGGCCAAGGGCGTTGCCGTCGGCGAGAATAAATAA
- a CDS encoding alpha/beta hydrolase domain-containing protein, translated as MPSSLRYILNDRQLFAAGHEFADTGAYELLSGRIEFLADPHAPDLAHVVDLDKADRDANGQVAYRADFQLLKPRDMARGNGRLFFDYGNRGNKRALQFFNDAPPVNLPATLVHAGNGFLMRRGYTVAWLGWQGDLLPGGGRLLLDAPIATDGGKPIVGWVRTEFVPTRAGTYVYPLSSLASTRSYPTSDLDTRHAMLTRRRYAHSRRHDIPADAWAYARLENGTGVDSQGDEQAIIASRHHILLHAGFEPGWIYELCYRAQDPLVLGLGHVAVRDFVSFLKYDDVDRAGQPNPLGQGGSRPAKAYAWGRSQTGRCIRDFVHGGFNADARNRRVFDGVMPHVAGAGKMWMNQRFANVTLLPGQHYENHDTPADRFPFSYAACTDVHSGRTDAILKRPDTDPLVIHTDSSSEYWHRRASLAHTDTEGQDLAQPDTVRMYMWSSSQHFSAPGAMRPSAGLSTNYQNCVSTSFFFRALLDCMDAWATHGTPPPPSRIPTRADGTLCDYETWKTQFPAIPGQMIPGSPSTLELVDFGPDVDHGDVYPQPRVLPGRSYPTLVPAVDHDGLDLAGVRAPAVQAPLGTYTGWSMRRREFGNGAMLGTTGSYIPLPETPDERRLTGDPRSSILSRFGSAQGYRDAIAQAAGRLVEQRFMLQEDLPRAVEEAGIWGRPRHDTRLAACEVMDQE; from the coding sequence ATGCCCTCCTCCTTGCGGTACATCCTTAACGATAGGCAACTTTTCGCGGCCGGACACGAATTCGCGGACACCGGCGCCTATGAACTGCTGAGCGGACGGATCGAGTTCCTGGCCGATCCGCACGCGCCGGACCTCGCCCATGTCGTGGACCTGGACAAGGCGGACCGCGACGCGAACGGACAGGTGGCATACCGCGCGGATTTCCAGTTGCTCAAGCCCCGCGACATGGCGCGGGGCAACGGCCGGCTCTTCTTCGATTACGGCAATCGCGGCAACAAGCGCGCGCTGCAGTTCTTCAACGATGCGCCGCCGGTCAACCTGCCAGCCACGCTGGTGCACGCCGGCAACGGCTTCCTGATGCGGCGCGGCTATACGGTCGCGTGGCTGGGCTGGCAGGGAGACCTGCTGCCAGGCGGAGGCCGCCTGCTCCTGGATGCGCCGATCGCGACCGACGGCGGCAAGCCCATCGTCGGCTGGGTGCGGACAGAGTTCGTGCCGACGCGTGCGGGCACTTACGTCTATCCCTTGTCCAGCCTGGCATCGACGCGCAGCTATCCGACATCCGACCTCGATACCCGGCACGCCATGCTGACGCGGCGCCGCTACGCGCACTCCCGTCGCCACGACATACCCGCAGACGCCTGGGCCTATGCGCGATTGGAGAACGGCACGGGCGTGGACAGCCAGGGCGACGAACAAGCCATCATCGCCTCCCGGCACCATATCCTGCTGCACGCAGGCTTCGAACCGGGCTGGATCTACGAGCTCTGCTACCGCGCCCAGGACCCGCTCGTGCTCGGGCTGGGCCACGTCGCAGTACGCGATTTCGTCAGCTTCCTGAAGTACGACGACGTGGACCGGGCCGGTCAACCCAACCCGCTGGGCCAGGGCGGCTCGCGTCCGGCCAAGGCCTACGCCTGGGGCCGCTCGCAGACCGGCCGCTGCATCCGCGATTTCGTCCACGGCGGATTCAATGCCGATGCGCGCAACCGGCGCGTCTTCGACGGCGTCATGCCCCATGTCGCCGGCGCCGGCAAGATGTGGATGAACCAGCGCTTCGCCAACGTGACCCTGCTTCCGGGCCAGCACTACGAAAACCACGACACGCCGGCCGACCGCTTTCCGTTTTCGTACGCCGCCTGCACGGACGTGCACAGCGGCCGCACGGACGCCATACTCAAGCGGCCGGACACCGACCCGCTGGTCATCCACACCGACAGCTCGTCGGAATACTGGCATCGTCGGGCCAGCCTGGCGCACACGGATACCGAGGGCCAGGACCTGGCGCAGCCGGATACCGTCCGCATGTATATGTGGTCGTCCTCCCAGCATTTCAGCGCGCCGGGAGCCATGCGTCCCAGCGCGGGCCTGAGCACGAACTACCAGAACTGCGTGTCGACGTCCTTCTTCTTTCGCGCGCTGCTGGACTGCATGGACGCATGGGCAACGCACGGCACGCCGCCGCCCCCCAGCCGCATACCGACGCGCGCCGACGGCACGCTTTGTGACTACGAGACCTGGAAGACGCAGTTCCCCGCGATCCCGGGCCAGATGATCCCGGGCTCTCCCAGCACCCTGGAGCTTGTCGATTTCGGGCCTGACGTGGATCACGGCGACGTGTATCCGCAACCACGCGTGCTCCCGGGCCGGTCCTACCCGACCCTGGTGCCCGCGGTGGACCATGATGGCCTGGACCTGGCCGGAGTGCGCGCGCCCGCCGTGCAGGCGCCACTGGGTACCTATACCGGCTGGAGCATGCGCAGGCGCGAATTCGGCAACGGCGCCATGCTGGGGACCACCGGCAGCTACATCCCCCTGCCCGAGACGCCGGACGAACGGCGCTTGACGGGCGACCCTCGTTCCTCCATCCTGAGCCGCTTTGGAAGCGCCCAGGGCTATCGCGACGCGATCGCGCAAGCGGCAGGGCGATTGGTCGAACAACGGTTCATGTTGCAGGAAGATCTGCCGCGTGCGGTCGAAGAAGCGGGCATATGGGGCCGCCCTCGCCACGACACCCGGCTTGCCGCCTGCGAGGTCATGGACCAGGAATAA
- a CDS encoding Ldh family oxidoreductase, with translation MDDTVHLSLEDVYKLSFDVLTSRGFSSPHAAAIAETVTAGQRDACHSHGLYRLFMCVDTMRAGRVDPAAVPEISHPAPAIVQADARRGFSLLAFREGLPHLAEKAHRHGIAAMAINDCFHFSALWPEVEAIAAHGLAAIAMTPSHSWVAPAGGTQPVFGTNPFAFAWPRAGKNPYVFDFATSMVARGEIELHRRAGRPIPEGWALDKEGRPTTDPAQALDGAMLTFGSYKGSALSTMIELLAGPLIGDLTSLQSRAFDAGAVATPFHGELLIALDPALLGRGRTDQNEAAAEALFDAIVGQGARLPSQRRFEARKESIAHGVWVSRSLYDDIRKLAA, from the coding sequence ATGGACGATACGGTTCACCTGTCCCTGGAAGATGTCTACAAGCTGTCCTTCGATGTACTGACAAGTCGCGGTTTCTCCAGCCCACACGCGGCGGCGATCGCCGAAACGGTCACCGCCGGCCAGCGCGACGCCTGCCATTCGCATGGGCTGTATCGCCTGTTCATGTGCGTGGACACCATGCGGGCCGGCCGGGTGGATCCCGCCGCCGTGCCGGAAATCTCGCACCCGGCGCCGGCCATCGTCCAGGCCGACGCCAGGCGCGGCTTCTCGCTGCTGGCTTTTAGAGAAGGGCTGCCGCATCTCGCCGAAAAGGCGCATCGGCATGGAATCGCCGCCATGGCGATCAACGACTGCTTCCATTTCTCGGCCTTGTGGCCAGAAGTCGAAGCGATCGCTGCCCATGGCCTTGCGGCCATCGCCATGACGCCCAGCCACAGCTGGGTGGCGCCGGCCGGCGGCACCCAACCGGTCTTCGGCACCAACCCCTTCGCATTTGCCTGGCCGCGCGCGGGCAAGAATCCCTACGTGTTCGACTTCGCGACCAGCATGGTCGCGCGCGGCGAAATCGAGTTGCATCGCCGCGCGGGGCGCCCCATTCCGGAAGGCTGGGCGCTCGACAAGGAAGGCCGCCCCACCACGGACCCGGCCCAGGCACTGGACGGCGCGATGCTGACCTTCGGCTCGTACAAGGGGTCGGCGCTGTCGACGATGATAGAACTGCTGGCCGGCCCGCTGATCGGTGACCTGACCAGCCTGCAGTCCCGCGCCTTCGACGCCGGTGCGGTCGCCACGCCTTTCCATGGCGAACTGCTCATTGCGCTGGATCCCGCACTGTTGGGACGCGGCAGGACGGACCAGAACGAAGCCGCCGCGGAGGCGCTGTTCGACGCCATCGTGGGCCAGGGCGCCCGCTTGCCCTCGCAGCGCCGTTTCGAAGCCAGGAAGGAAAGCATCGCGCATGGCGTCTGGGTCAGCCGGTCGCTGTACGACGACATCCGCAAGCTCGCCGCCTGA
- a CDS encoding MmgE/PrpD family protein, which translates to MAIMPDDSMQSVSGRWAGFSSGLRFEDLPAAVVELAKERLLDCLATSIPATQLPVPTVAMALAAPGGGRATIIGHAGGFAMPDAAFVNATLINGRTQDDVLYKSHPGAVVVPATLAYAEEHRRGGRDVLAAMVAGYEIVARAYIGGPGMLPRFRATGVAGAIGAAAAAARVLGLDASRTRDALGCAGVFAGGFGAGFLTGTMDVKLNVGMAARNGTCAVMLAAAGATASPLAFEGEAGFYKAMANSAEDAHLAVAGLGDRLLMAETVYKEYPICMFVQTPVALALALATAHRLDPGGIDHVRITVSDATFTNPGFNNAAPFASALHARISARFCVAAALLGRPIDEYDYYEELRDEGVLALADRIELVRDGQRGDEVDVEIAMIDGRHLRRTGSEGETMRPSREKTETKFRRIAAPASHGRAERIIDMVSKLETIADVNELTALLRPPAP; encoded by the coding sequence ATGGCGATCATGCCCGATGATTCCATGCAAAGCGTCAGCGGCCGCTGGGCCGGCTTCTCGAGTGGCCTGCGTTTCGAGGACCTGCCCGCGGCGGTCGTCGAGCTCGCGAAGGAACGCCTGCTGGACTGCCTGGCAACTTCCATTCCCGCCACGCAGCTTCCGGTGCCGACGGTGGCCATGGCGCTGGCGGCGCCGGGGGGCGGCCGCGCGACCATCATCGGACATGCCGGCGGTTTCGCCATGCCTGACGCTGCGTTCGTGAACGCCACCCTGATCAATGGCCGGACACAGGACGACGTCCTGTACAAATCGCATCCGGGGGCCGTCGTGGTCCCGGCCACGCTCGCATATGCCGAAGAGCACCGCCGCGGCGGACGCGACGTGCTGGCGGCGATGGTTGCCGGCTACGAGATTGTCGCGCGTGCCTATATCGGCGGTCCGGGCATGTTGCCGCGTTTTCGCGCCACCGGCGTGGCGGGGGCCATCGGCGCCGCTGCCGCGGCTGCCCGGGTCCTGGGCCTGGATGCAAGCCGTACGCGTGACGCATTGGGGTGTGCGGGCGTGTTCGCGGGCGGCTTCGGCGCCGGCTTCCTGACGGGCACGATGGACGTCAAGCTCAACGTCGGCATGGCGGCGCGTAATGGTACCTGCGCCGTCATGCTGGCGGCCGCGGGCGCCACCGCGTCGCCGCTCGCGTTCGAAGGCGAAGCCGGCTTCTACAAGGCCATGGCCAATAGCGCTGAAGACGCGCATCTGGCTGTGGCTGGCCTCGGCGACCGGCTGTTGATGGCTGAGACGGTGTACAAGGAATATCCGATCTGCATGTTCGTGCAGACACCCGTGGCGCTTGCTCTGGCGCTCGCGACCGCGCATCGCCTGGACCCTGGTGGCATCGACCACGTGCGCATCACTGTGTCGGATGCGACCTTCACCAATCCCGGATTCAACAATGCCGCGCCTTTCGCCAGCGCCCTGCATGCGAGGATCTCCGCCAGGTTCTGCGTGGCGGCCGCGCTGCTGGGGCGGCCGATCGACGAGTACGACTACTACGAAGAACTGCGCGATGAGGGCGTGCTGGCGTTGGCCGACAGGATCGAGCTGGTGCGCGACGGCCAGCGCGGCGACGAAGTTGATGTCGAAATCGCCATGATCGATGGCCGACATCTGCGCAGGACGGGGTCGGAGGGCGAGACCATGAGGCCGTCGCGGGAAAAGACGGAAACCAAGTTCAGACGCATCGCGGCGCCTGCCAGCCATGGACGGGCCGAGCGGATCATCGACATGGTGAGCAAGCTCGAAACCATCGCGGACGTCAACGAGCTGACCGCGTTGCTACGGCCGCCGGCGCCGTAG
- a CDS encoding Bug family tripartite tricarboxylate transporter substrate binding protein, which yields MMFVRLAANVAAGLVVSLAAAQAHAAYPTGPIRLIVPQSAGSGVDSVARILSDRMSQTLGQSVVVENKPGANGVIATAYVAKAKPDGYTLLLSGSSPMTLNPGLYKHLPYDPIKDFTYIAGVAENPFVLVASKASGLKSFAELKKAATEHPGRYTFASAGIGNSTHLATEMVAYKTGIKLMHVPFNGSGPAFSSVIGGQTDLMSSVVGPALPQLQAGAATPLLIIGAGAIPELPGVPSARDEGLDLPTLPTWTAVVGPAGMDPAVVKVIEKAVQDAQQDSRLQAQFKAQYLSIYRIAGPALTESIKNDIKVWTGLIHEFGIKAE from the coding sequence ATGATGTTCGTACGTCTTGCCGCCAACGTCGCGGCGGGCCTGGTGGTGTCGCTCGCCGCCGCCCAGGCCCACGCCGCTTACCCGACGGGCCCGATCCGGCTCATCGTTCCGCAATCCGCCGGATCGGGCGTGGACTCGGTCGCCCGCATACTCAGCGACAGGATGTCGCAAACCCTCGGACAATCCGTGGTGGTGGAGAACAAGCCCGGCGCCAATGGCGTGATCGCCACGGCATACGTCGCCAAGGCCAAGCCCGATGGCTACACCCTGCTCCTGAGCGGTTCGTCGCCCATGACCCTGAATCCGGGGCTCTACAAGCATCTGCCCTACGACCCGATCAAGGACTTCACCTACATCGCCGGGGTGGCCGAAAATCCTTTCGTGCTCGTGGCGAGCAAGGCCAGCGGCCTGAAATCCTTCGCCGAATTGAAGAAGGCGGCGACGGAGCATCCCGGGCGCTACACCTTCGCCAGCGCGGGTATCGGCAATTCCACTCACCTCGCCACGGAGATGGTGGCCTACAAAACCGGGATCAAGCTGATGCACGTCCCGTTCAACGGCTCCGGCCCCGCGTTCAGCTCGGTGATCGGCGGCCAGACAGACCTGATGTCCAGCGTGGTCGGGCCGGCGCTGCCGCAGCTCCAGGCCGGCGCCGCCACGCCCCTGCTGATCATCGGCGCCGGCGCCATACCCGAACTGCCCGGCGTGCCCAGCGCCCGCGACGAGGGCCTGGACCTGCCCACGTTGCCGACCTGGACTGCCGTGGTCGGCCCGGCCGGCATGGATCCGGCCGTGGTCAAGGTCATCGAGAAAGCGGTGCAGGACGCGCAGCAGGACAGCCGGCTGCAGGCCCAGTTCAAGGCGCAGTATCTGTCGATCTACCGCATCGCCGGCCCCGCCCTGACCGAAAGCATCAAGAACGACATCAAGGTGTGGACCGGATTGATCCATGAATTCGGCATCAAGGCCGAATGA
- a CDS encoding aldo/keto reductase, translating into MSVEPNRRRDFLAQTVAMAGSSVLPSMAVAAAANDGPPSSASGDKPRETPTAATATRRGRGHEIFKPEYRFGLGGVPIGSEFEVVTDMDAHKTLQASWDAGVRYFDVSPWYGLGSAERRYGMFLHNKPRDSYLISTKVGKLLKASPRNNGRENFPFSDSPNNVVFDYTADGVRRSVEDSLQRLGIDYIDILFVHDVSPDNKLLPKPWTEEFEVALKGAFPALSRMRDEGMIKAWGIGVNTPDPIMRVIRESDPDVCLLASQYSLIDHANALNNVFPLAREHGVGFVVGSSLNAGFISGSARYNYGANRWNIPREHIAKRDRLRAVASQFGVDLRTAALQFSAAPDVALALIVGAHTEAQALANASSMKDTVPAAFWDELKRQGLIEQNAPVPQGGKAG; encoded by the coding sequence ATGTCTGTCGAACCTAATCGTCGACGTGATTTCCTTGCTCAAACCGTGGCCATGGCGGGATCCAGCGTCCTGCCGTCCATGGCCGTCGCGGCGGCCGCCAATGATGGTCCGCCATCGAGCGCGAGCGGTGACAAACCGCGCGAAACGCCGACCGCGGCGACCGCCACGCGGCGGGGCCGGGGGCACGAGATCTTCAAGCCCGAGTATCGTTTCGGCCTGGGCGGAGTGCCGATAGGCAGCGAATTCGAAGTGGTGACGGACATGGATGCCCACAAGACGCTGCAGGCATCCTGGGATGCCGGCGTGCGCTACTTCGATGTCTCGCCCTGGTACGGACTGGGCAGCGCGGAACGTCGGTACGGGATGTTCCTGCACAACAAGCCGCGGGACAGTTATCTGATCTCGACCAAGGTCGGCAAGCTGCTGAAGGCATCGCCCAGGAATAACGGCAGGGAAAATTTCCCTTTCAGCGACTCACCGAACAACGTGGTGTTCGACTACACCGCCGACGGCGTGCGCCGTTCGGTGGAGGACAGCCTCCAGCGCCTGGGCATCGACTATATCGATATCCTGTTCGTCCACGATGTCTCCCCCGACAACAAGTTGCTGCCCAAACCCTGGACGGAGGAATTCGAGGTCGCGTTGAAAGGGGCATTCCCCGCGCTGTCGCGCATGCGCGATGAAGGCATGATCAAGGCCTGGGGTATAGGCGTGAATACGCCAGACCCGATCATGCGCGTGATCCGCGAGTCCGATCCTGACGTGTGCCTGCTGGCGTCGCAGTATTCCTTGATCGACCACGCCAACGCCCTGAACAATGTGTTCCCGCTGGCGCGCGAGCACGGGGTGGGATTTGTCGTCGGATCGTCGCTGAATGCGGGCTTCATCTCGGGGAGCGCCCGCTACAACTACGGCGCCAACCGCTGGAACATCCCGCGCGAGCATATCGCCAAGCGCGACCGCCTGCGCGCGGTGGCCAGCCAGTTCGGCGTCGACCTGCGGACGGCGGCGCTGCAGTTTTCCGCGGCGCCCGATGTGGCGCTGGCGCTGATCGTCGGCGCCCATACCGAAGCGCAGGCGCTGGCGAACGCCAGCTCGATGAAGGACACCGTTCCCGCCGCCTTCTGGGACGAGCTGAAAAGGCAAGGCCTGATCGAGCAGAACGCGCCGGTGCCGCAAGGGGGCAAAGCGGGCTGA